One Ictalurus punctatus breed USDA103 chromosome 10, Coco_2.0, whole genome shotgun sequence genomic region harbors:
- the gemin6 gene encoding gem-associated protein 6 has translation MGEWCNMLPQEWFKFVNQEVKVTAQDQQQYEGFVFTVDPVSSSLVLVTFEEKRSASVRVVLGHAVRDVQLLRAGDEDTERKMRSLFIPAASQDFSTEELEERKEDLRAWLEKNLVPVTDEGDVLRVANVLTVSAPYGPEQCSSSNEIILARVQSLVESKPGRENQQ, from the exons ATGGGTGAATGGTGCAATATGTTGCCGCAGGAATGGTTTAAATTTGTGAACCAGGAGGTAAAAGTGACCGCGCAGGATCAACAGCAGTATGAAGGCTTTGTGTTCACTGTGGATCCGGTTTCTTCCAG CCTCGTCCTTGTGACCTTCGAGGAGAAAAGAAGCGCCTCCGTGAGGGTCGTCTTGGGTCACGCGGTGAGAGACGTGCAGCTTCTCAGGGCAGGAGATGAAGATACAGAGAGGAAGATGAGGTCTCTCTTTATACCTGCTGCCAGTCAGGACTTCAGCACCGAGGAGCTCGAGGAACGCAAGGAGGACCTGCGAGCATGGCTGGAGAAGAACCTCGTTCCCGTTACGGATGAGGGCGACGTCCTGCGCGTGGCCAACGTGCTCACCGTCAGCGCGCCGTACGGACCCGAGCAGTGCAGCAGCAGCAACGAGATCATTCTGGCCCGAGTGCAGAGTCTCGTGGAAAGCAAGCCGGGACGAGAGAACCAGCAGTGA